Proteins co-encoded in one Brassica oleracea var. oleracea cultivar TO1000 chromosome C4, BOL, whole genome shotgun sequence genomic window:
- the LOC106340415 gene encoding protein LITTLE ZIPPER 3-like has translation MERLNSKLYVENCYIMKENERLRKKAELLNQENQQLLVQLKQKLSKTNKNPNGSNNDNNVSSSSSASGQS, from the coding sequence ATGGAGAGGCTAAACTCGAAGCTGTATGTGGAGAACTGTTACATAATGAAAGAGAATGAGAGGCTAAGGAAGAAAGCTGAGCTTCTGAACCAAGAAAATCAACAGCTTCTGGTTCAACTCAAACAGAAACTATCCAAGACTAACAAGAACCCTAATGGATCAAACAATGACAACAATGTTTCTTCATCAAGTTCTGCCTCTGGACAATCCTGA
- the LOC106338677 gene encoding uncharacterized protein LOC106338677 — protein MGFKDIAWFNQALLCKQAWRIWSNPQSLLARVMKSRYFRQGDFLDCPIGSRPSYAWRSIVHGHELLSQGILKRIGNGRDTHVWYNNWLLMPTPRPPRYRTYEVDLSLTVCDLIDSRHGTWDAPRIRHLFVEEDATKILGMKLNLQCEDTKTIKSPMTAPTIPPVEKKLWSNLWKVKTLPKVRHLMWRALAGALAVSERLASRGINVDATCKNCGVAWLTRNHAGTALAHSRRSYSHVSSSLEAEFLGFYWAAESLSTLKYEKVVFESTSEANTCADAIALSVTKDHRYASYIAKDCPGWLLRMVREDEVGMVTVY, from the exons ATGGGCTTCAAGGACATAGCTTGGTTCAATCAAGCCTTGTTATGCAAGCAAGCCTGGAGAATATGGTCTAATCCTCAGTCTTTGTTGGCCAGAGTCATGAAAAGCAGATACTTTAGACAAGGAGACTTCCTGGACTGTCCTATAGGCAGTAGACCATCATATGCTTGGAGGAGCATAGTTCATGGGCATGAGCTACTATCGCAGGGGATTCTGAAACGTATTGGGAATGGAAGAGATACACATGTTTGGTATAATAATTGGCTTCTCATGCCCACCCCTAGACCTCCGAGATATAGAACATATGAGGTAGACCTTTCTCTCACGGTATGCGACCTTATTGATTCGAGGCATGGAACTTGGGATGCTCCGAGGATTCGGCATCTTTTTGTTGAGGAAGATGCTACTAAGATATTGGGAATGAAGCTGAACCTACAGTGTGAGGATACAAAG ACGATTAAAAGTCCAATGACGGCTCCGACTATACCCCCTGTGGAGAAAAAACTTTGGTCTAATCTATGGAAGGTGAAAACATTACCTAAAGTTAGACATTTAATGTGGCGTGCACTGGCTGGAGCCTTAGCAGTATCGGAACGGCTTGCTTCTCGTGGTATCAATGTTGACGCTACCTGTAAG AATTGTGGTGTTGCTTGGTTGACAAGGAATCACGCTGGAACAGCCTTAGCCCACAGCCGTCGCTCGTACTCCCATGTTTCATCATCACTAGAGGCTGAGTTTCTGGGTTTCTATTGGGCTGCAGAAAGTTTATCGACGTTGAAATATGAGAAGGTGGTGTTTGAGTCTACGTC AGAGGCAAACACATGTGCTGATGCTATTGCTCTCAGTGTAACAAAAGACCACCGCTATGCTTCTTACATTGCTAAGGATTGCCCTGGATGGCTACTGCGCATGGTACGTGAGGATGAAGTTGGGATGGTCACTGTCTACTAG